GTAAAAAATATGACATATCTCTCCTCCAATACATTAACTAGTTTAATCTATCTGTTATATAATAACATTTTCTATACCAAATTACATACTTTCTAACAAAGCAATCTCTCTTGGCAGTATATCCTTTGATTTTAGAAGTTCAATCAAAGCCTTGCGCTGCCCGTCTGAGATATACTCTGTACCTTCCTCTTCCTTTGATAGAGTGACGCATTGCCTGATAGCAATTCCAATATGCGATAAGGTGAGCTTATCTTTTTTCTTCTTTAATACTTCGATAAAGATATCCCAGACAAACTCCTCATTATATATCCAAAAGAACGAAGCTATAGCCTGCATCACTTTGGAATTTTGATTTTTACCAAGTAGTGAGCGGACATACACCTTGCATTCCTCTTCAAAACTGCCTACTTCATCATCTGTAATAAATTCCGACTTAAACTTATAAAGATGACTCAGCTTTATGTATCTTGCACAGAAGTTCTGAAGCGTGTAGATATTCGTCCAGATAATTTCCGGATCTGTTTCTGCTTTGATGGTCAAAAGGTATTTTTCGCCATTCAAAACAAACCACTCTTTTATAGTCCCTGTATCTTTAGTTCCAAGTTCCTTGCAGGCTGCCCTCATAAATAGACTCGATGCTTTTTTACGTTCTTTAATATCAGTACTGCCAAGTTCTTGCAAGGCTTGATTTAGAATCTCGCTTGTGTATATCATAAGTACCTCTCCACTTTATCAAAATTCACCTTAGAATACTAAAGGAATATCTCCCCATATCACAAGTCTTAAAATACCTACAATAGCCATGTGTGCTGGGAAGTAGATATAGAAAAACCATTTATTCATCTTGAACTTGCCTACTGATCCCTTGTATCTATAAAGCAATGGAAGCGTCAAAAGCGTGCAGAACTGTAACAATCCATAGGCCTTATCTAGGAATAGGAAGTATATCAAAACATATACGCACACGAAGATAGTCATTACTATAGACTGTTTTTTGAAATCTCCCCTATTCTCATATAGGAAGAACGGTACCATCACCGCAATAGAAGACCAGTCTGCTGGAAAGGCAACTACACATGCAATGACAATAGCAATAATTTTTATGATAGGGCTTAGGTCATCTTTCTTATTTATGTAGATTAAAAGAGCCGCAATGCTCAGCGGAAACATCACGCTAGTTTGATTGAATACCCCGTCTGTGAATGGAATTATTGGAATTCCAAACGCTAAAGTAAAGGCAAAGTGTGATATCAAAGCAAAGCAAAATAGCCTTTTGATATACTTAACATGGTTTTTGGTGTAGTAACAGCCCTCGGCGATAAAATACCACATGATTGGAGCTGTAAGTCTTCCTATTGCATGCAAGGCCATTACGTACCAGAGCTTCTGAGTCCCTGGGAAAAATAGCCATGTCAAATGATCTATGGTCATAGCTATGATTGCTATGATTTGTAATTGATTCTTAGATAATTCTTTTCTCATAATCCCCTTAAATACTACTAAAATTCCTTTAGCTGATCAAACAAGTCTATTAGCTTATCCTTGTCAACGTCAAGCTCATCAGGTATCAGCGAAAGTATTCCATCAAGTGCTGTGAATACCTCATCTCTTTCAACGGTGTCAATAAATGGTTTCTTTTTGTCCATCTTGTTGAATCCCTCGGTATAATCTCTCACTAGGGCTTCGGCATCCTTTTCAATGTCCTTACTTGGAGCCTCAATTAGCTTTACCATTGCAGCTCTAGTCTTTCTGTATATATCAGCCGCCTTTTTTGCATTTGCAGGCGTGATATGTTCCTCACCATCCCAGGAGCGGAAAGGATTCTCCAGATTCTGCGCAAGCCACTCAGCCTTTCTTGGCTTTGTAATCCAAAGGTCTAGGCCTTCACTTTTGCGGTTTTTGTATAGCTTCTTAACTTCCTTTGCTGCGTCTTCTGGAAGGCTATCCATCCAAAGCATGTATAGCTTTTGTAGTTTCTCTGGCTTTGGCACTTCGTCCGCTGTAAAGCCGAATAGATC
The nucleotide sequence above comes from Eubacterium sulci ATCC 35585. Encoded proteins:
- a CDS encoding conjugal transfer protein TraX produces the protein MRKELSKNQLQIIAIIAMTIDHLTWLFFPGTQKLWYVMALHAIGRLTAPIMWYFIAEGCYYTKNHVKYIKRLFCFALISHFAFTLAFGIPIIPFTDGVFNQTSVMFPLSIAALLIYINKKDDLSPIIKIIAIVIACVVAFPADWSSIAVMVPFFLYENRGDFKKQSIVMTIFVCVYVLIYFLFLDKAYGLLQFCTLLTLPLLYRYKGSVGKFKMNKWFFYIYFPAHMAIVGILRLVIWGDIPLVF